A window of Plodia interpunctella isolate USDA-ARS_2022_Savannah chromosome 3, ilPloInte3.2, whole genome shotgun sequence genomic DNA:
TTTTCTTTACATGGCGTGAAGATATTATATAGTCATATTTGATTTTCGTTTACACAACATCGCCACAGGATAAATTGGTGGATGTGTCCACTTTGTGAGGTCAGTTACACTTAAAATTCTAAAACCAGCTTGTCTTGGGAGGCAGTTCAGTTGAACGAAGGATTTTTCTATGAAACTTTAAACACCATCGCTCGATGCGCACAATATAGTATTTAATTGGTCCGAGAAAATCAAGTTGTACAAATCTTAAGTGAGCAACGAATACAAAGTAGCTTTAGTTTGTCATAAATGCATTGGTTTTACTGTGTTATAAAAGATATCGTAAAGCCGACAATAAACTGTCGACAGCTGAACAGAACTTGGCGGTTTCGACGTTCAATATTGATTGTTTCTTACGGTATTATGAAGctaacatacaaactatgcaTTTTAcgttcattcgcgtcggcatctgtccgagttcgggcGATAATATGTAGGACCCATTAAATCTCGAAAGTTTTCAATacgaatataataacataaaattctgCGTTGACGAAAGACCATAGCCCTAATATCAGCCCttttttcagtaaaataaacggttaaaaagaataaatatcaGTTTTACTCTAACTGAACTTGAAAACGCTAAAGTTAACGTTCTTgtcataaaaacttaaatcacTATTAAATCCCAATACGACTTGGCAGGGGATGGTcttttgacaattttattatttttatggtgatttagtttttatgacaTTACATAATGCGAAATGAGATTTGACAAGCGACTAACAAGTTGTTGCGAAAGATACTCAAGGACAATACAGTCGGTCCTCTACAGacttttaaatcaataatttccATTGTCTTATCATATGTGTAGAGCCAATAATATATTCCATAGTATTTATACTGACTATTTGCACAAGTATATTtctgatattatttatgtattgacACAGTAACTATCGTACTTTACAAGAAACGTGCCTAAACGTTCAAGAtagataaattgataaaactttTGTAGATAACATGAAATTCAACagaaaataatctatttcATAATCCCTTGAAAGTAAGATAAAAACCTGAGttaagaataaaattgattgtCTCAAAATTAATACTTGAAGAATCGATTAGTTAGgcactaattaattaaaatcgattAGACCGATTAGATTAGCCATTTGACTGTCTTAACTAGTGCATGTGATGACTAAAAAATTTGGTCCTGCCCACACAGATAAGAGTTTTGTTGGTCCTAAGATGGGTTTGACTGGCCTTGCgactaataatttaaaaatgaaattttcttGTCAATATCAACAGCAGCGACTGCTATCTTCGAGTCTTAATTTTTTGCTTCTTTGTTAACATTAAATACTCgtatttattgacaaaaagTCAAGACAGTTAAATcctgaatatttatttcaagtaaagTTTCATTTTCTGAATATCTCCTTTCTGTGTGTTTTGGACCTCATTGTTTGTACtaaattgttgtatattaGATAGGAGATTATTCTCTTTAAACACGTGATGTGCAATTAGATTAAGTGTCTCAGACAAAACATTAGTTATAAGTTACTAATtacgaaatatatttctcaaataaaaataacagcttacagattgttattaaataggAATTCCTAATTACAagattttgttgtaaaaataattagtttatgAATTTTTCATCCCACTTgatgaataattaataaactatcTCATAGCATAAAACttaataagttttcttttCCGTTTCAAACAGTATCGATTTCGATTGGTTTCGAAATGGAGTCAAATATCACAATAGAAGTGGCGATTTAAAAGATtgttaaaaatcattaataaataatatcttttgtcaattaattttaaaggcttattacattgaattacatcatataaaacaaaacggCCGATCAATATACGGCCTCAACTTAATGTGTACgtgcattttaaatattgagtGGAATCGATATAGTTAAGTTCTAGAAACTTCCATTAGTGTACGCTATATGTTATGGAATACTGtgcattgttaatttttattactcatTAACGTGTTTACGTTATCGCTTACTCGTTAGGTGCAAGTGCCAAATCTGTTATCAGCAATACTTTATAGAGCTGCACTTTTATCGCTATGCAatgtatttatagtttttctaaatacaaaagcaaaaaaatgATAAGCCAGGTACTACTATTATGACATCATGAAAATtccatttatgaaaatattcaacGATCGGATCGTTTTGAATTTAgagtacaataatatatacagtctgaaattacaattaaaacaaatgaactTATGTACTTTTGTCAATAGTATTACAGCATGTGACATGTGACCGACAAATATTGATTTGGTTGGTTGATAACAACGCCCCGTATGGTGGAACTGAACTGGAACAGTTGCTGTAATAGTTATCCGTTTATGTATTAATCTAAgagacatgatttttattgaatcggtaatattttaacaaatatattaatgttttttttttattagacttTTCTTTATTCACATTTTGGCTTTGACCTTTAAGTAgtcatacatatgtattttccatttttgttCCCTGATGTGGACGACATATCGGACAAGAGTTCGCGTAATTAAATtcagttattaaattttaattaatttcaagttaACCGGATAAAAACCTCTTAACATCCCTccgttattaaatttaattaatatcaagTTACGTAAATCAAAATCTccgttattaaaattaaataataaatttgtgattatACCATAGATGTTGGATTCCAAATTGGTTTTACCAAAAGCTTATCGAAGACAATTATTATCTGTATCTGGATTTCCCTTTATAATCAGCTGGTCATTAATCATCTCTTATCGATGTAGACTGATTTTTATGACACTGTAAAttcattttgtttctttgcAATATGGGTTAAGTGGGTGATTAAGGAAACAAATAGAAATCGACAGAACGCTGTTTATTTTGTGctaatcaaatcaatttacaTCCCTACACTTACAgatatatgattttaaaaaattagatgAGAAACAATAGATAAACCTAAAAAAACTGTACAAACATTCacttaaaatctaaataaaatactatgaaCTAATCAGTCTTTGGCGAGGTGAAATACAGAACTGCTCCCTTACACTAAATCAGGGAACAGTTCAGAAAATGACTCACACCAAAAATCTGACAAGTCCATAGCTTCATGTTCACTGAGAGGAGATGACAATGACTCATAACCAAGATCTGAACTAAGGCTTGTGTGCGACGGTGACAACAATAGATTGTCATCAATGGAATTTGGTGACAAAGTCATTGGGGACACCATTTTCAAATCAAAGTCAGTTTTTAAGTCCGTATTTAACAAGTCTGTTTCAATTTTGATTGGAGTTTCGACTTTTGTAGGTGCTTCTTCAACAATCTGCTCCTCACAGGGCACTTCAACAGTGACACAATCATTGTCTTCATCAAAACTGGCGTAAAAAATGTCTCCTTTGTCATTTCCTTCCTCTTTTATTTGTACGGTTTGTTTAGGTGCAGTGACTATAATGTCAGGAGTGTAGGGGTACGCATAAGAGTGCTGGGCCAGTATCCTGTCAACGTCGTGCTTCATGTCTATGACTGCACCTTCACCGGATTCCAGGTGCTCTGCTGCGGTCCCCACCACTTGATTTCCTTTAGAACACTCTCCAGATTCCCGGACTGTGACCTGAAAAcacaaatttgaataaaaatcttgccattaataaaaaactacacatcaataaaatttctctAAAATATTCCATTACATTATTTGTCTTGCTATATTGGATTGTTCCATTGTGAAAACTTGTTAGtttcttgtttgttttgtaattcttGAGAGTTTACCAAACATAAACTGCAAACTAGTACagatattattgatttttgcttgctttttaaaatgtactggacattgtagaaaatacttatataattcagataaaaacttacattttcAACCGCTCCTGAAGCACTTGCGCTAATTTCTTGTAATAAGGAGTCTGCAAGTTGATGGAGGCTGTCAAGGTACTCTTCTGAGTCGAGGTGAGCGAGGAGGTCTGAGAGAGCAGGCACATCGCTAGCAACAGTCGCGCCGCGCGGATCGCCGACGGGGGCCCTTCCTTCTGCTGAGGAGACTCTGCTGGTCCTTGGGCCCCCGCGACGTTTCGCGCCGCGGACTCGCTGCGAAGCGCTGCATTCTCATTCAAAAGACGCTCGTTCAACGCCTTCAAGCTCGCCACTTCGCTCGCCAACCTTTCATTCATATCCATAAATTGCTTCAAACGGTGTTCCATTTCATCCATTTTCGCCTTTTTCCTGTCGCGCGATGTTTGTGCTGCCACTCTGTTCTTCAATTTCCTGTAACAAgtgtttttttcattaatattctTGTTGTTATCAATGAAAAGGTCTTGTTGCACTGgacgtataaataaaatcaaaggaTAACCAAAGTAAATAGATCTCGTCTCATCCCGTTAGTGTCAACGTAAGCAAACATAACTCACTTTCTTTGCATTTTCTCCTCCCATGTCAGATGATCCAAACGCCGTTTCCTGGACGGCTGAGGTGACACGTCCAGGACCACGTCGGAGTCCATCTCCTCCACCGCCAGATAGTTGTTGGGAACGGTAATGATAATAGGGGCGCTCATTATTATCCTTTGgatttttcaataaacaagAGACACTCCACTTGAAAAGCAGTTCTATTGTCTTAACGAGAGCATGCTAAACACAACTTCTATTCACTTGTTATTTGTTAGAGCACTTTTCTACGATATATTTCCGCGAGCGCGTAGCAAAAGATTGCGTCGTACATTATCAAGCTCGGGTTTCgtattgaattattttgtacCATTCTCGAAAAGTGTATGTGGAGCTTTGTTATTGGCTAGAATCGAATGTGGGCGGAGTTGCAATGTCATCAGTTAAACAAAGATGCCGCAAAATTTCTGATAGTATAGAAAGGGAAAAAGATACAACGTCACTTATGCGTCATATCATACAGAACGCCCCTGCTCTACCATTAAATTTCGATATAGCGCCAAAGTTTGAAATGAGAAATTCCGAATAttcattatgaaaaatatatgtaagaaTGACCCGATTTAATTacgatgaaatatataatattgatattatataatatgaatattgatattatatattaagacctgttattaaaattctagttagtaattttgtaaagCATGGTAACGGGATACTGTCTAAGGTACACAAATGATGCAACTTGCAGCTTAGATTACTACCAGCTTTGGTATGATTTCatgattattttaagtacACCTTGACTTCGCAACACACCATGACATACATCGACACCATTCGTGGTTTAGTGGTGGCtaacatattgtttttatcaagAACTTCTTATGAACTATGGGTGAAGGAAACTCATCGTGATTAAACCTGTATCCTATACTCTAGTTGATGATTGAAGTGATGAGTTAggtataaaactatataacgGCTATAAATTATTGCGAAACATTTCGCCGAATCTTGGCGGATTTGgcatgtacctacattattgGTTCTTCAtagtggtaaataaaagctctcatacaaactacgcaatgtttatGCATTCATATCAAAATCTGTCtgagttattttaaaagagtaatgttgtaaataacattgaattttaaaaattgcaactttacataatttaaaggttttaattatgtaagttGTGCAACTTCTACAAGTTATAGAAATGAACAATCGTTTTCAATCCTACTAATgggtattataaatgcgaaagtttctaaggatgtgtgtatgcatgtatgtacttatgtttgttaccctcacacgcaaaatctactggaccgattgttatgaaatttggtacacgggtagaactTGGAAAAACACATAGGGAAATTTTCTCGAAATcccacgtgagcgaagccgcggggcgcagctagtatatagACGCTGTAGCCAAATTAAGCAAGCCAAagacaaaaaaactaaatacgaCGAGCTAACGTCAAATGCATGTCAATACAAAACGGCAGATTGGGCGATTATGTAAAACCAGATTATTTCTTGTGTATTTCTAAAACACacttctctttcttgtataaGCAAAACGAAAGATATAACGAAGTCTTTAATTTTCTCTATCTACTATGCATGCCttgaaaaatatcgatatcaACTTATCAAAGACAAATAAGCTCTGTCCACGCCATAAAGCCATAGATGGATGGCATCCCACCATCATGGATCGTTTCACGTCAAGTGTCAATGACAATCTTGTGCTTGTCATGTCATGTCACCTTTTCGAGTTTGTCTTGTCAATCGAACAtcgaacaaaaaaataatatcgtcggacattattgttttatagtttgcgacaaaattattatagattttccCGTTCTGCACAAAGTTTATAATCGTAGTGTAATtagataaacacaaaaatggCATCAACAAGTGCCGATTCTCAGTCCACCATTGCTCAAAAAACGTGGACAATGGCGAATAATATTGAAACTGTATCGAGTGTTGATGATATTTATCGTTACGATAAGAAACAACAACAAGATATACTTGCGGCAAAACCATGGGAAAAAGAGTTAGTAATAGAACCTATTCACGTTTTCCACCACCTCTGAAACGGGTAAATGTAATCATTAAtaattgtcatttattttcagtcctcattttttcaaagataTCAAGATTTCAGCACTAGCTTTGCTGAAGATGGTGATGCACGCACGTTCTGGAGGGACGTTGGAAGTTATGGGACTCTTATTAGGTAAATCGCCAAacagtaatttttaagttGTCAGTAAAGGTTTTGTTTTCACTATtgggaaaaaatacattgcttGTTTACAGGTAAAGTTGACGCAAACACTATGATTGTGATGGACTCCTTTGCATTGCCAGTTGAAGGGACAGAAACTCGTGTTAATGCACAAGCACAGGCTTATGAATACATGACAGCTTACATTGAGGCAGCCAAACAggtaaattttacataaattatccATACAATCAGCTTATTTGGCAAACAACTATgtaaatatcttaaataatcataagatcatcttaataatattgaaaaatatgaatgattagtgacttttgtttattaaattttcacagGTTGGCCGACATGAGAATGCCATTGGATGGTATCACAGCCACCCAGGATATGGCTGCTGGCTCTCTGGTATTGATGTGTCCACTCAGATGCTCAATCAAAACTTCCAGGAGCCATTTGTAGCCATTGTCATTGACCCGGTCAGAACAATTTCTGCTGGAAAAGTATGTCTTGGAGCTTTTAGGACTTATCCTAAGGTATGATAAAAGATAACAATGATGAGATATAGTATATGCTTGTGCGAatttgaataacttttgtaaACATCTGAGAAGActagattatttaaatttgtatggaTTCAGCACCTTTCCCATATTTTTAGGGATACAAACCAGCCAATGAAGAGCCCTCAGAATACCAAACCATTCCTCTCAACAAGATAGAAGATTTTGGTGTTCACTGCAAGCAATATTACTCTCTAGAAGTTTCCTATTTCAAGTCATCCCTAGACCGTAGGCTGCTTGATTCTCTATGGAATAAATATTGGGTGAACACTCTTAGCAGCTCCAGTCTCATCACCAACGCTGATTATACTACAGGACAAATATTTGACCTGTCCGACAAGTTGGAACAGAGTGAAGTGTCTTTGGGTTggtattgttttgtatattttttaattttttattatattataaaacaactagcagtaaaacatagtaaattatacacctaaatcttatTGTTAAAGTTCTTGGTTGAGGGTTGGCGTCAGGCAGTTGGATGGATCTAAAATTTGGTGTGATTTTAGGATAaaatttaggtttatttttatgctaacCACTGGCTTCATGGCTAATGATGTCTGTGAGAGAGCGATTTTTGACTTCCTTAGTGTACTATTaactaaaaattgtattgtaaaattagtTTCTTCTTCGTTCTCATGGCTGAGTGTCATGGTCATcataatgaaacacacaactttcttggcatttttaatggagtggtttgccattgccttctccaagtgtgcagatttcctcacgatgttttccttcatcggaagcaagtggtggtctatgaaaactactatacatgagtcagattgatatacaaactcatgtagcacgagttggattcgaaccagggaccttcTGATCCACAGGTGGGCGTCTTAACCCTTACATCACTACCGCTTctatgatttataaaatatacaattctTTTAGGCGGTTATTATCCATCTCTGCACTTAGATTGAtagcaattatttttcttttgaagaTAATATCCTGTTGTCAGGTCGAGGTGGGTTCATAGTCGCCGGCGCGGATCCGCACGAGAAGCGCACGGAGGACAAGCTGGGCAAGGCCACGAAGGACGCGTGCAAGACCACCATCGAGGTGATCCACGGCCTCATGGCGCAGATGATCAAGGACCGCCTCTTCAACAGCGTCAGCGGCCGACCCGCGCCACCCACCCCTATGATCGAGTGAATTAGTTGTTAAGCCCTTtattgtgtagttttaaatataaatattgcgtatatgtatattgattttattcttCCCTAGCTTTTACCCGGGCCTTCGCGTGCGTTAAGGGAAAAGGGAAATAAAGCAACAGATACATAAGGAAAACCACTAGttgattatataaacatt
This region includes:
- the CSN5 gene encoding COP9 signalosome complex subunit 5; translated protein: MASTSADSQSTIAQKTWTMANNIETVSSVDDIYRYDKKQQQDILAAKPWEKDPHFFKDIKISALALLKMVMHARSGGTLEVMGLLLGKVDANTMIVMDSFALPVEGTETRVNAQAQAYEYMTAYIEAAKQVGRHENAIGWYHSHPGYGCWLSGIDVSTQMLNQNFQEPFVAIVIDPVRTISAGKVCLGAFRTYPKGYKPANEEPSEYQTIPLNKIEDFGVHCKQYYSLEVSYFKSSLDRRLLDSLWNKYWVNTLSSSSLITNADYTTGQIFDLSDKLEQSEVSLGRGGFIVAGADPHEKRTEDKLGKATKDACKTTIEVIHGLMAQMIKDRLFNSVSGRPAPPTPMIE
- the Xbp1 gene encoding X-box-binding protein 1, with amino-acid sequence MSAPIIITVPNNYLAVEEMDSDVVLDVSPQPSRKRRLDHLTWEEKMQRKKLKNRVAAQTSRDRKKAKMDEMEHRLKQFMDMNERLASEVASLKALNERLLNENAALRSESAARNVAGAQGPAESPQQKEGPPSAIRAARLLLAMCLLSQTSSLTSTQKSTLTASINLQTPYYKKLAQVLQERLKMSQSGNLESVLKEIKWWGPQQSTWNPVKVQS